One region of Deltaproteobacteria bacterium genomic DNA includes:
- a CDS encoding ABC transporter substrate-binding protein produces MKKRSWIIAICIISLALPVAFGTALAEGPPIKIGAMFICTGKVGGYGQHAKQAIQLAVDEINATGGILGRKLEAKVEDTKLKKDVMLEIAKKFVNEDKVDFLMGPTSSGLAIALTEFAKENKKILIATQAADDALTGAKLHPYIYSTLSNAMMHSRSGAYLLASKSYKRYMCIGPDYSYGHSSWEMFKTKLKELRPDVEIVGELFPKFLADDYSSYIKQIQEAKPDMVWSPLWGGDAVTFIRQALPTGLFKEVGFAFPCAGALEVLVPMGKEMPEGIYVSSRYFFPTPDSSMNRNFVKAYQDRYKEYPDYMAGETYAGVYFIKAAVERAGTTDTEAIIKAVDREPLAFETPEGWKIIRPEDHSVVEDCLWGQTTFNEEYGFSMPKSFYAVQGEEICRTDDELKQLKGK; encoded by the coding sequence ATGAAAAAAAGGAGTTGGATCATCGCGATTTGCATCATTTCCCTGGCCCTGCCGGTTGCCTTCGGCACTGCCCTGGCCGAGGGCCCGCCCATCAAGATAGGCGCCATGTTTATCTGTACGGGCAAGGTAGGAGGCTACGGCCAGCACGCTAAGCAGGCCATTCAACTGGCGGTTGACGAGATCAACGCAACCGGCGGTATTCTGGGCAGGAAACTGGAAGCCAAGGTTGAAGATACCAAACTCAAAAAAGATGTGATGCTGGAAATCGCCAAAAAATTCGTGAACGAAGACAAGGTGGACTTTCTCATGGGGCCCACCTCCAGCGGCCTGGCCATCGCCCTTACCGAATTTGCCAAGGAAAACAAAAAGATCCTGATCGCCACTCAGGCGGCGGACGACGCCCTGACCGGGGCTAAGCTGCATCCCTACATATACAGCACCCTCAGCAATGCCATGATGCACTCCCGCTCAGGTGCTTATCTGCTGGCATCCAAATCCTATAAACGGTATATGTGCATCGGCCCGGACTACTCTTACGGCCACTCTTCGTGGGAGATGTTCAAAACAAAGCTCAAGGAGCTTCGTCCCGATGTGGAAATCGTTGGGGAGCTGTTTCCCAAGTTTCTGGCAGATGACTACTCCTCATACATTAAGCAGATTCAGGAAGCCAAACCGGACATGGTCTGGTCTCCGTTGTGGGGTGGAGACGCCGTTACCTTCATAAGGCAGGCCCTGCCCACCGGCCTCTTCAAGGAGGTGGGCTTCGCATTTCCCTGCGCAGGCGCATTGGAGGTGCTGGTCCCTATGGGAAAAGAGATGCCTGAAGGCATTTATGTATCGTCCCGATACTTCTTTCCCACACCCGATTCCTCCATGAACCGGAATTTTGTGAAAGCCTATCAGGACCGTTATAAAGAATATCCTGACTACATGGCTGGAGAAACCTATGCCGGCGTTTACTTTATCAAGGCGGCTGTCGAACGTGCAGGCACCACCGATACCGAGGCCATCATCAAGGCGGTAGACAGAGAGCCGCTTGCCTTTGAAACGCCCGAAGGCTGGAAGATCATACGGCCCGAGGATCACTCAGTTGTCGAGGACTGCCTCTGGGGGCAGACCACCTTCAATGAGGAATACGGATTCTCCATGCCCAAGAGCTTTTATGCTGTTCAGGGAGAAGAGATCTGCAGAACCGATGACGAATTGAAGCAGCTGAAGGGCAAATAG